One Parafrankia irregularis DNA window includes the following coding sequences:
- a CDS encoding AAA family ATPase, which yields MATLARPVGMFDREFEWEALARFALDAGTGAALGVVSGRRRQGKTFLLRALCEATGGFYFGSDEATDGESLRRVGAALAERLGAPAPLAVDDWYPVFDALLDLGRDRPVPVVIDEFPYLVRANPRLPSIVQNVLAPRRAQRDASRARLLLCGSAMSFMGGLLAGSAPLRGRAGLELVVPTLDHQLAARFWGIDDPVTALKVNAIVGGTPAYRREFARDDVPAGPGDFDAWVTRTVLSPTSALFREGRYLLSDEPDLRDTALYHSVLAAIAEGNATRGGIASYLGRKSGDLAHPLTVLADCGLITREPDAFRDNRTQFRIAEPLVTFYHAVMRPMWADLEHARDSRRLAQLWRIGQRRFVGNVLGPHFEQVCRYWTAHLAAPERIGAALVSRVTSGVVSDPSARASHQLDVVAFGFDEDDQGHERLLAIGEAKWGETMGLAHVDRLRRIRELLSAQGRPGADTARLVCFSAAGFGESLVTAAAQSPDVLLVGPSDLYTGN from the coding sequence TTGGCTACGCTGGCGCGGCCGGTGGGCATGTTCGACCGGGAGTTCGAGTGGGAGGCGCTTGCGCGGTTCGCGCTCGACGCCGGGACGGGCGCGGCGCTGGGAGTGGTGTCCGGGCGGCGTCGGCAGGGCAAGACGTTCCTGCTCCGTGCGCTGTGCGAGGCCACCGGCGGGTTCTACTTCGGCTCGGACGAGGCCACGGACGGCGAGTCCCTGCGCCGTGTCGGTGCCGCGCTGGCCGAGCGGCTGGGCGCGCCGGCGCCGCTGGCGGTCGACGACTGGTATCCCGTGTTCGACGCACTGCTCGACCTGGGCCGCGATCGCCCGGTGCCCGTGGTGATCGACGAGTTTCCCTACCTCGTGCGGGCCAACCCACGGCTGCCGTCAATCGTCCAGAACGTGCTGGCGCCGCGCCGGGCGCAGCGGGACGCCAGCCGGGCCCGGCTGCTGCTGTGCGGGTCCGCGATGTCGTTCATGGGCGGTCTGCTCGCGGGAAGCGCTCCGCTGCGCGGCCGGGCCGGTCTCGAGCTCGTCGTCCCGACGCTCGACCACCAGCTCGCGGCCCGGTTCTGGGGCATCGACGACCCGGTCACCGCGTTGAAGGTCAACGCGATCGTCGGTGGCACCCCCGCCTACCGGCGCGAGTTCGCGCGCGACGACGTCCCGGCCGGCCCCGGCGACTTCGACGCCTGGGTGACCCGTACTGTGCTCTCGCCGACCAGTGCGCTTTTCCGTGAGGGGCGCTATCTGCTCTCCGACGAGCCGGACCTGCGTGACACCGCGCTTTATCATTCGGTCCTAGCCGCGATCGCGGAGGGTAACGCGACGCGTGGCGGCATCGCGTCCTACCTGGGGCGGAAGTCGGGCGACCTTGCGCACCCGCTCACCGTTCTGGCCGACTGCGGGCTGATCACGCGGGAGCCCGACGCGTTTCGCGACAATCGGACCCAGTTCCGCATCGCCGAGCCGTTGGTGACCTTCTACCACGCGGTGATGCGTCCCATGTGGGCGGACCTGGAGCATGCGCGCGACAGCCGCAGGCTTGCCCAGCTCTGGCGGATCGGCCAGCGCAGGTTCGTCGGTAACGTGCTCGGGCCGCACTTCGAGCAGGTATGCCGGTACTGGACCGCGCACCTGGCCGCGCCGGAACGGATCGGCGCAGCTCTGGTGAGCCGGGTTACCTCGGGCGTCGTCAGCGATCCGTCCGCCCGCGCGAGTCACCAGCTCGACGTCGTCGCCTTCGGGTTCGACGAGGACGACCAGGGGCACGAACGACTTCTGGCGATCGGCGAGGCCAAATGGGGTGAAACCATGGGGCTCGCCCACGTCGATCGGCTCCGTCGGATCCGGGAGCTGCTGAGCGCACAGGGGCGCCCGGGTGCGGATACCGCCCGACTCGTCTGTTTCAGCGCCGCGGGTTTCGGGGAATCGCTGGTGACGGCCGCCGCGCAGTCACCGGACGTCCTGCTGGTCGGCCCGTCGGATCTCTATACCGGCAACTGA
- a CDS encoding ABC transporter permease: MTAGRLRAWRAALRLARRDALRARGRTALVLAMIAVPVTLVSTVDVIARSSQDGPAQIAYRHLGKDPSVQAEVSFFGLESPLTQSPDGNDIRTEDLPMPPPGAVDAVGAGDAAPDPADSQRQALSALPAGNTAVTELRGYLRFRISDGSHRDRSVGTNVRETDWTRPELAALATVRSGRLPAAVGEAAVSRALARHAGLGVGDTLTAAALAAGEAPGSGPVLTIVGVVEETFGPQERTVLVPPGTLAPVASEVTQMLYVVGPHPIDWSRVRAANAVGAVVVSRAVLADPPPEAQLPAALSTGPAADMVAATVLAAGLALLVVALLAGPAFAIGSRRSRRQLALIAAGGGAPAHLRDIVLAGGVVIGLAASLLGAAVGTGLGVALIPTLVDHGWADIVRTDVRILDLLAIVAVGTLTAIAAAAAPAISASRLDVLAALNGHGSPARMRRRVPVAGTVLAGTGTAVALLGAGNRSGLLILAGTTLTMLGLIAVGGVLVGLVARLAGTLPVAGRLALRDAARQRGRTTPAIGAVMAAVSASVAVSLFVAAMDDHDRRAYQPMLGDGVALISLVDDSRDQADVARELAGAERVLREHLPIRAVHVVETPVDASGKSLSMTLSPPLPAGCSSPAGGPPVDEPRCREVFGGWDGTGPYPVTLGGSEVVVDDGTGVEVALGRAEPALRRVLAGGGAAVFDDRLRWPDGTVHIAVTVDGDNADGGTLREIVVPATRVPTSAPSSDLTFGGLLLSPAAARDLGLRSGPAQIVAATDRMPTETEVERLNAAAEDLGLSSPVVERGYASEFGIGLLALAAGAGLITLSATVITVGLAAADGRADLATLASIGASPGLRRRLAASQAGVVAGLGTVLGGIAGFLPGAATVLMMRQGEGVVGPPWRLVIPWETLLIVTVAVPLLAVAAGWLFTRSRLPMTRRAIL; encoded by the coding sequence GTGACGGCTGGCCGGCTGCGGGCCTGGCGGGCGGCGCTGCGCCTCGCTCGGCGCGACGCCCTGCGTGCCCGCGGGCGCACCGCACTCGTCCTCGCGATGATCGCGGTGCCGGTGACGCTCGTGTCGACGGTCGACGTGATCGCTCGGTCCAGCCAGGACGGCCCGGCCCAGATCGCCTACCGCCATCTGGGTAAGGATCCGTCCGTGCAGGCCGAGGTCTCGTTCTTCGGGCTGGAAAGTCCGTTGACCCAGAGTCCCGATGGCAACGACATACGGACCGAGGACCTCCCCATGCCTCCGCCGGGCGCCGTCGACGCCGTCGGCGCGGGCGACGCCGCGCCAGATCCCGCCGACTCGCAGCGGCAGGCGCTGTCGGCCCTGCCCGCCGGGAACACGGCCGTTACCGAGCTGCGTGGCTACCTGAGGTTCCGGATCAGCGACGGGTCGCACCGCGACCGGTCCGTCGGCACGAACGTGCGGGAGACCGACTGGACCCGTCCTGAGCTCGCGGCGTTGGCAACGGTCCGGTCCGGCCGGCTGCCCGCCGCCGTGGGTGAGGCCGCGGTCAGCCGGGCACTCGCACGCCACGCCGGCCTCGGGGTCGGCGACACGCTCACGGCGGCGGCGCTCGCCGCGGGCGAGGCCCCGGGTTCCGGGCCCGTGCTGACGATCGTCGGGGTCGTCGAGGAGACCTTCGGACCTCAGGAGAGGACGGTGCTGGTCCCACCCGGCACGCTGGCTCCGGTGGCCTCGGAGGTCACCCAGATGCTGTACGTGGTCGGTCCGCATCCCATCGACTGGTCGCGGGTACGTGCCGCCAACGCCGTGGGCGCGGTGGTGGTGAGCCGGGCGGTGCTCGCGGACCCGCCCCCCGAGGCCCAGCTGCCGGCGGCCCTCTCGACCGGCCCCGCGGCCGATATGGTCGCCGCGACGGTGCTCGCCGCGGGCCTGGCACTGCTGGTGGTGGCGCTGCTCGCCGGCCCCGCGTTCGCGATCGGTTCCCGGCGCAGCCGCCGCCAGCTCGCGCTGATCGCGGCCGGCGGCGGGGCACCCGCGCACCTGCGCGACATCGTGCTGGCCGGCGGTGTGGTCATCGGCCTGGCCGCGTCGCTGCTCGGGGCGGCCGTCGGTACCGGGCTCGGCGTGGCGCTCATCCCGACCCTGGTGGACCACGGCTGGGCCGACATCGTGCGCACCGACGTCCGAATCCTGGATCTGCTGGCGATAGTGGCGGTCGGCACGCTCACCGCGATCGCAGCCGCGGCCGCCCCTGCGATCTCCGCGAGCCGGCTGGACGTGCTCGCCGCGTTGAACGGGCACGGCAGTCCGGCCCGGATGCGGCGCCGCGTCCCGGTCGCCGGGACCGTCCTGGCCGGCACCGGAACGGCCGTGGCGCTCCTCGGTGCCGGCAACCGCAGTGGGCTGCTGATCCTCGCCGGGACGACGCTGACGATGCTCGGCCTGATCGCCGTCGGTGGCGTCCTGGTGGGCCTGGTCGCCCGTCTCGCCGGGACCCTGCCCGTCGCCGGGCGGCTGGCCCTGCGCGACGCCGCCCGCCAGCGTGGCCGCACCACCCCGGCGATCGGCGCGGTGATGGCGGCGGTGTCGGCCTCGGTCGCCGTCTCCCTGTTCGTCGCCGCCATGGATGATCACGATCGCCGTGCCTACCAGCCCATGCTGGGCGACGGCGTGGCACTGATCAGCCTCGTCGACGACTCGCGGGACCAGGCCGACGTGGCGCGGGAGCTGGCCGGCGCGGAGCGGGTGCTGCGCGAGCATCTGCCCATCCGGGCGGTGCACGTGGTCGAGACGCCCGTCGACGCCTCCGGCAAGAGCCTGTCGATGACGCTGTCACCACCCCTGCCAGCAGGCTGTTCCTCGCCGGCCGGGGGGCCGCCCGTCGACGAGCCGCGGTGTCGGGAGGTCTTCGGTGGCTGGGACGGCACCGGCCCCTACCCGGTCACCCTCGGCGGCAGCGAGGTGGTGGTCGACGACGGGACGGGTGTGGAGGTGGCACTTGGCCGCGCCGAACCCGCCCTGCGCCGGGTGCTGGCGGGAGGCGGTGCGGCGGTGTTCGACGACCGGCTGCGCTGGCCGGACGGAACAGTGCACATCGCCGTCACCGTCGACGGCGACAACGCGGACGGCGGCACCCTGCGGGAGATCGTGGTGCCCGCCACGCGGGTCCCGACGTCGGCGCCCTCCTCCGACCTCACCTTCGGCGGCCTGCTCCTTTCCCCCGCGGCCGCACGCGACCTGGGCCTGCGCAGCGGCCCGGCCCAGATCGTCGCCGCCACGGACCGCATGCCCACCGAGACCGAGGTGGAGCGCCTCAACGCGGCGGCGGAGGACCTGGGGCTCAGCTCCCCGGTGGTGGAACGCGGTTATGCCAGCGAGTTCGGTATCGGCCTGCTGGCACTGGCCGCCGGCGCTGGCCTGATCACCCTGAGCGCGACCGTGATCACGGTCGGGCTGGCGGCCGCGGACGGCCGTGCGGACCTCGCCACCCTGGCCTCGATCGGCGCCAGCCCCGGCCTGCGCCGGCGGCTCGCGGCGAGCCAGGCCGGCGTGGTGGCCGGCCTGGGCACCGTCCTCGGCGGCATCGCCGGCTTCCTTCCCGGCGCGGCCACGGTCCTGATGATGCGGCAGGGCGAAGGTGTGGTCGGCCCGCCCTGGCGGCTGGTCATCCCCTGGGAGACGCTGCTGATCGTCACCGTCGCCGTGCCGCTGCTCGCGGTCGCCGCCGGCTGGCTGTTCACGCGGTCACGGCTCCCGATGACACGCCGCGCCATCCTCTGA